From the Sphingomonas mesophila genome, one window contains:
- a CDS encoding HAD-IA family hydrolase, giving the protein MNRLALFDCDGTLVDSGATIHRALDETFNAHALDCPPRAQAQRVIGLSLEQAMAELAPDADHGALAATYKDAFIAMRGAGTVEEPLFNGIAELLDTLEADGWLLGIATGKSLRGLKYCLASHGLERRFVTLQTADGNPSKPHPAMALAAMAEAGAEPSTSFFIGDTAWDMGCARAAGCTAIGAAWGYHSVAELIADGADHVAERPSEVAVIAAALKEAMA; this is encoded by the coding sequence GTGAACCGGCTGGCGCTGTTCGACTGCGACGGCACGCTGGTCGACAGCGGTGCGACCATCCACCGCGCGCTCGACGAGACGTTCAACGCCCACGCCCTCGACTGCCCGCCGCGTGCGCAGGCACAGCGGGTGATCGGGCTGAGCCTCGAGCAGGCGATGGCCGAGCTCGCGCCCGACGCCGACCACGGCGCGCTGGCCGCGACCTACAAGGATGCGTTCATCGCCATGCGCGGCGCGGGCACGGTCGAGGAGCCGCTGTTCAACGGCATCGCCGAACTGCTCGATACGCTCGAGGCGGACGGCTGGCTGCTCGGGATTGCAACAGGGAAAAGCTTGCGCGGACTCAAGTATTGCCTGGCGAGTCACGGGCTCGAGCGGCGCTTCGTCACGCTCCAGACCGCCGACGGCAACCCGTCCAAGCCGCATCCAGCGATGGCGCTGGCGGCAATGGCCGAGGCGGGCGCCGAGCCCTCGACCAGTTTCTTCATCGGCGACACCGCCTGGGACATGGGCTGCGCGCGCGCCGCCGGCTGCACTGCGATCGGCGCGGCGTGGGGCTATCACAGCGTCGCCGAATTGATCGCCGACGGGGCCGACCATGTCGCCGAGCGGCCGTCCGAGGTGGCTGTGATCGCCGCCGCGCTGAAGGAGGCGATGGCGTGA
- a CDS encoding ATP12 family chaperone protein, whose protein sequence is MKRFWTEVTVAPADGGFAIALDGRRVRTPKRADLVVPSEGLAEAIAAEWAACGEEVDPRAMKLTGMANAAIDHVAPDPEAFAAGLAKYAESDLVCYRAEGPDALVRRQAESWDVLLDWARRRYDVDFACVAGVMHVPQPPATVARLAHAVAVLNPFQLAALSPLVTIGGSLVAALAVLEQALPAEAAWEAVSLDEQWQAEQWGADAEAAAALDARRADFLTGARMLELVEA, encoded by the coding sequence GTGAAGCGCTTCTGGACGGAGGTGACGGTCGCGCCGGCGGACGGCGGCTTCGCCATTGCGCTCGACGGCCGGCGCGTGCGCACGCCGAAGCGCGCCGATCTGGTCGTGCCGAGCGAAGGGCTGGCGGAGGCGATCGCGGCGGAATGGGCGGCGTGCGGCGAGGAAGTCGACCCGCGCGCGATGAAGCTGACCGGAATGGCCAATGCGGCGATCGACCACGTCGCGCCCGATCCCGAGGCCTTCGCTGCGGGGCTCGCCAAATATGCCGAGAGCGATTTGGTCTGCTACCGCGCCGAGGGACCCGACGCGCTGGTCCGGCGCCAGGCCGAGAGCTGGGACGTGCTGCTCGACTGGGCACGACGGCGCTACGACGTCGATTTCGCCTGCGTGGCTGGCGTGATGCACGTGCCGCAGCCGCCGGCGACGGTTGCCCGGCTGGCGCATGCGGTGGCGGTGCTGAACCCGTTCCAGCTGGCCGCGCTGTCGCCGCTGGTGACGATTGGCGGATCGCTGGTGGCGGCGCTGGCGGTGCTCGAGCAGGCGCTTCCGGCCGAGGCGGCGTGGGAGGCGGTCAGCCTCGACGAGCAATGGCAGGCCGAGCAATGGGGCGCGGATGCCGAAGCGGCCGCGGCGCTCGACGCGCGGCGCGCGGATTTTCTCACCGGAGCGCGAATGCTGGAGCTGGTGGAAGCTTAA
- the gmk gene encoding guanylate kinase, which yields MDRASLSETSPIDRRRRGLLIVLSSPSGAGKSTISRNLMADDPTITMSISATTRPKRPGEVDDVDYHFVDETRFQQLVEADELAEWAYVFDHRYGSPKEPIKEALRDGRDTLFDIDWQGTQQLEYAFRTDLVRIFILPPSMAELRRRLEERGTDSQEVIDFRMRRAAAEIGHWAEYDYVLINDDVDQCTASVRAIVVAERQRRERQPYLLNFVRELVERPN from the coding sequence ATGGACCGAGCCAGCTTGAGCGAGACCAGCCCGATCGATCGCCGCCGCCGCGGCCTGCTGATCGTCCTCTCCTCCCCCTCGGGCGCCGGCAAGTCGACCATCAGCCGCAACCTCATGGCCGACGATCCGACCATCACCATGTCGATCAGCGCGACTACCCGCCCCAAGCGGCCGGGCGAGGTCGACGACGTCGATTATCATTTCGTCGACGAGACGCGCTTCCAGCAATTGGTCGAGGCCGACGAGCTGGCCGAATGGGCCTATGTCTTCGACCACCGCTACGGCAGCCCCAAGGAGCCGATCAAGGAGGCGCTGCGCGACGGTCGCGACACCTTGTTCGACATCGACTGGCAGGGCACCCAGCAGCTCGAATACGCCTTCCGCACCGATCTCGTGCGGATCTTCATCCTTCCCCCGTCGATGGCCGAGCTTCGCCGCCGCCTCGAGGAGCGCGGCACCGACAGCCAGGAGGTGATCGACTTCCGCATGCGCCGCGCCGCGGCCGAGATCGGCCATTGGGCCGAATATGACTATGTCCTGATCAACGATGACGTCGACCAATGCACCGCGTCCGTGCGCGCCATCGTAGTAGCCGAACGCCAACGCCGCGAACGCCAGCCATATCTGCTGAACTTCGTGAGAGAACTCGTCGAACGCCCGAACTGA
- a CDS encoding phasin family protein has translation MADTNTTTKTETATTEATKATTAPIKAAGNAAKADAKRAPARKARATKARRAAKRTVNKTARSANRAANASAKAATSAASGQFDRMENMTNDFTKLFAGFEIPAADRFTEMFSGAGDRGQDLVRRSQQTVEGMAELAKANVEALTEASRIAAKGVKQLGQDMLESGREGFEQASGGMKTLADAKSPTEFIQLQTELVRGNFDRAVAESSKFAEAFVKLAGEAFQPLSNRATVNAERMGEFAA, from the coding sequence ATGGCCGATACCAACACCACCACCAAGACCGAGACCGCCACCACCGAGGCGACCAAGGCCACGACCGCGCCGATCAAGGCCGCCGGAAACGCCGCCAAGGCCGATGCCAAGCGCGCCCCGGCCCGCAAGGCCCGCGCGACTAAGGCTCGCCGCGCCGCCAAGCGCACCGTCAACAAGACCGCCCGCAGCGCCAACCGCGCCGCCAACGCTTCGGCCAAGGCCGCGACGTCGGCCGCTTCGGGTCAATTCGATCGGATGGAAAACATGACCAACGACTTCACCAAGCTGTTCGCCGGCTTCGAAATCCCCGCCGCCGACCGCTTCACCGAGATGTTCTCGGGCGCCGGCGACCGCGGCCAGGACCTCGTCCGCCGCTCGCAGCAGACCGTCGAGGGCATGGCCGAGCTGGCCAAGGCCAATGTCGAGGCGCTGACCGAAGCCAGCCGCATTGCCGCCAAGGGCGTCAAGCAGCTCGGCCAGGACATGCTCGAGAGCGGCCGCGAGGGCTTCGAGCAGGCTTCGGGCGGGATGAAGACCCTGGCCGACGCCAAGTCGCCGACCGAGTTCATCCAGCTCCAGACCGAGCTGGTGCGCGGCAATTTCGACCGCGCCGTGGCCGAGAGCTCGAAGTTCGCGGAAGCGTTCGTCAAGCTCGCCGGCGAAGCGTTCCAGCCGCTCAGCAACCGCGCGACGGTCAATGCCGAGCGCATGGGCGAATTCGCTGCCTAA
- the clpS gene encoding ATP-dependent Clp protease adapter ClpS, giving the protein MITRFHPTGHVPGREDGDDGFETGVVTRTRPKTKKPSNYKVLMLNDDYTPMEFVVLVLQRYFTMSIEDATRTMLQVHQQGVAVCGVFTYEVAETKVSQVIDFARENQHPLQCTLEKA; this is encoded by the coding sequence ATGATCACGCGATTCCATCCCACGGGCCATGTTCCCGGCCGCGAGGACGGCGACGACGGCTTCGAGACCGGGGTCGTCACGCGCACCCGGCCCAAGACCAAGAAGCCGTCGAACTACAAGGTGCTGATGCTGAACGACGACTACACGCCGATGGAATTCGTCGTGCTCGTTCTCCAGCGCTATTTCACGATGAGCATCGAGGATGCGACGCGGACCATGCTGCAGGTCCACCAGCAGGGCGTCGCGGTGTGCGGGGTGTTCACCTATGAGGTGGCGGAAACCAAGGTTTCGCAGGTGATCGACTTCGCGCGCGAGAACCAGCATCCGCTGCAGTGTACGCTGGAGAAGGCGTAA
- the murA gene encoding UDP-N-acetylglucosamine 1-carboxyvinyltransferase — protein sequence MDSIRITGGKRLEGKIPISGAKNSALTLLPCALLTAGKLTLGNLPRLADVDSFGHLLNELGVSTKVSGAKRGGGAKRRMTLQADEIASTVAPYDMVRKMRASILVLGPMLARMGESTVSLPGGCAIGDRPIDLHLKALEAIGAEIELAAGYVKAVAPGGRLSGGDFSFPVVSVGATENALMAAVLAKGRSELFNAAREPEIGDLCNLLVAMGARIAGIGSAHLVIDGVEGLDGCDYDVMPDRIEAGSYACAAGITGGSIELAGARPEDMLAITNGLAAAGLMIEMTGDGMRVTADKPLRPLAISTAPFPGFPTDMQAQFMAMLTVAEGQSFLEETIFENRYMHVPELRRMGAEIEVHGRSAIVKGPSRLTGAQVMATDLRASMSLILAGLAAEGETEVMRVYHLDRGYERLEDKLSAVGATIERVSAG from the coding sequence ATGGATTCCATTCGCATTACCGGCGGCAAGAGGCTCGAGGGGAAGATCCCCATTTCGGGCGCCAAGAACAGCGCCCTGACGCTACTTCCGTGCGCGCTGCTCACCGCCGGCAAGCTGACGCTCGGCAACCTGCCGCGGCTGGCCGATGTCGACAGCTTCGGCCATCTGCTCAACGAGCTTGGGGTGTCGACCAAGGTGTCGGGGGCCAAGCGCGGCGGCGGCGCCAAGCGGCGGATGACTCTGCAGGCCGACGAGATCGCGTCGACCGTCGCGCCCTACGACATGGTGCGCAAGATGCGCGCGTCGATCCTGGTGCTGGGGCCGATGCTAGCGCGGATGGGCGAATCGACCGTCTCGCTGCCCGGCGGCTGCGCGATCGGCGACCGGCCGATCGATCTGCACCTGAAGGCCTTGGAGGCGATCGGGGCGGAGATCGAGCTGGCCGCGGGCTATGTGAAGGCGGTCGCGCCCGGCGGGCGGTTGAGCGGCGGCGACTTCAGCTTCCCGGTGGTGTCGGTCGGCGCGACCGAAAATGCGCTGATGGCGGCGGTGCTGGCCAAGGGCCGGAGCGAATTGTTCAACGCCGCGCGCGAGCCCGAGATCGGCGACCTGTGCAACCTCCTGGTGGCGATGGGCGCGCGGATCGCGGGGATCGGCAGCGCGCATCTGGTGATCGACGGGGTCGAGGGGCTGGACGGCTGCGACTATGACGTGATGCCCGACCGCATCGAGGCCGGCAGCTATGCCTGCGCGGCGGGGATTACCGGCGGGTCGATCGAGCTCGCCGGGGCGCGGCCCGAGGACATGCTGGCGATCACCAACGGGCTGGCGGCGGCCGGGCTGATGATCGAGATGACGGGTGACGGCATGCGGGTCACGGCCGACAAGCCGCTTCGGCCGCTGGCGATCTCGACCGCGCCGTTCCCGGGCTTTCCGACCGACATGCAGGCGCAGTTCATGGCCATGCTGACGGTGGCCGAGGGGCAGAGCTTCCTCGAGGAGACGATCTTCGAGAACCGCTACATGCACGTCCCGGAATTGCGGCGGATGGGCGCGGAGATCGAGGTCCACGGGCGCTCGGCGATCGTCAAGGGGCCGTCGCGGCTGACCGGGGCGCAAGTCATGGCGACCGATCTGCGCGCGTCGATGAGCCTGATCCTGGCGGGGCTCGCGGCGGAGGGCGAGACCGAGGTGATGCGGGTCTATCACCTCGACCGCGGCTACGAGCGGCTCGAGGACAAATTGAGCGCGGTCGGGGCGACGATCGAGCGGGTCTCGGCGGGCTAG
- a CDS encoding metal-dependent hydrolase family protein: MKSVLASALALALATPAAAQDAVTVIHAGTLIADPARAPLRGATVVVRGKTIESVQSGFVDVPGARVVDLRSATVMPGLIDSHVHLNGNPDDRLQARLQASSRDHEDYAFTALIQARRTLLAGFTTVRDLGNDPRLIFSLRDSINAGELAGPTIVAAGRGIAISGGHHDQRTGRNRDLTAMAYKQDINNTCDGADDCRRAVREQVALGADVIKFAASGGVLSNVAAGLAQQMMPDEMKAIVDTARMFNRRVASHAHGVDGVNAALRAGVDSVEHGTFTNDESFRLYRQTGAWYVPTLLAPAAALADGQRGALTPAQFEKARAAAGNAEKSFARAIREGVKIAFGTDTSVSPHGRNAEEFALMVRNGMQPAAAIKSATIDAATLLGLESRAGSIAPGKDADIIAVDGDPFANIRELESVDFVMKHGRVHKLAGKRQLTEVD; encoded by the coding sequence ATGAAGTCGGTCCTTGCCTCCGCCCTCGCACTTGCCCTCGCCACCCCCGCCGCCGCCCAGGACGCGGTCACCGTCATCCATGCCGGAACGCTGATCGCCGACCCCGCCCGGGCGCCGCTGCGCGGGGCGACCGTGGTCGTCCGCGGCAAGACCATCGAGTCGGTGCAAAGCGGCTTCGTCGACGTGCCCGGCGCGCGCGTCGTCGACCTGCGCTCGGCGACCGTCATGCCCGGCTTGATCGACAGCCACGTCCACCTCAACGGCAACCCCGACGACCGGCTTCAGGCGCGGCTTCAGGCAAGCTCCCGCGACCATGAGGATTACGCCTTTACGGCCTTGATCCAGGCGCGGCGGACGCTCCTGGCCGGCTTCACCACGGTCCGCGACCTCGGCAACGATCCACGGCTCATCTTTTCCCTACGTGACTCGATCAATGCCGGTGAGCTGGCGGGGCCGACCATCGTCGCCGCCGGCCGGGGCATCGCCATCTCCGGCGGTCATCATGATCAACGCACCGGGCGAAACCGCGACCTCACCGCGATGGCCTACAAGCAGGATATCAACAACACGTGCGACGGCGCCGATGATTGTCGCCGCGCGGTCCGCGAGCAGGTCGCGCTCGGTGCCGATGTCATCAAGTTCGCCGCCAGCGGCGGGGTGCTCAGCAACGTCGCCGCCGGGCTCGCCCAGCAGATGATGCCCGACGAGATGAAGGCGATCGTCGACACGGCAAGGATGTTCAATCGCCGCGTCGCCTCGCACGCCCACGGAGTCGACGGGGTCAATGCCGCGCTTCGCGCCGGGGTCGATTCGGTCGAGCACGGCACCTTCACCAACGACGAGAGCTTTCGCCTCTACCGCCAGACCGGCGCGTGGTATGTGCCGACCCTGCTCGCCCCCGCCGCCGCCCTCGCTGACGGCCAGCGCGGGGCGCTCACCCCGGCCCAGTTCGAAAAAGCGCGCGCCGCCGCCGGCAATGCCGAGAAGAGCTTCGCCCGCGCCATTCGCGAAGGCGTCAAGATCGCCTTCGGCACCGACACCAGCGTCAGCCCGCACGGCCGCAACGCCGAGGAATTCGCGCTGATGGTCAGGAACGGCATGCAGCCCGCCGCGGCGATCAAGTCGGCGACCATCGACGCCGCGACCCTGCTCGGCCTCGAATCGCGCGCCGGCTCGATCGCGCCCGGCAAGGACGCCGACATCATCGCCGTCGACGGCGATCCGTTCGCCAACATCCGCGAGCTCGAGAGCGTCGACTTCGTGATGAAGCACGGCCGGGTCCACAAGCTCGCCGGCAAGCGCCAGCTGACCGAAGTCGACTAG
- a CDS encoding DUF445 domain-containing protein, with translation MTRAAPLARFNPAQPGARGMKIAATGLLVAMAATYFTARAFEPAYPWLAWVKAFAEAGMVGGLADWFAVTALFRHPLGLPIPHTAIIPRNKDRIGEALANFLKSNFLIAPVVARRMRKLDLAAAAGRFLQAPQGEENRIRQGASRLIADIFEGLDDERLGGLVKTSIATRVRKMEVAPVLGGALASAINEERHVPMLEAAIRWTARALDANEGLIRDMVKKRTNWVLKLAGVDTRIGDSVIEGMRKLTVEMHTDPAHPVRVKIEQALADLANDLQRNPETQARVEEWKNQLLDNRSVGLWMDALWERAREAVIKAARNPDAALAGKLGEVLKSMGQSLEKDERIRAAINQFARRAVAGLAASYGSSIVTLVSDTIRSWDAQTITDRLESAVGRDLQYIRINGTLVGGSVGLLLHAFDTL, from the coding sequence GTGACCCGCGCCGCGCCCCTCGCCCGCTTCAACCCGGCGCAGCCCGGCGCGCGCGGCATGAAGATCGCCGCCACCGGACTGCTCGTGGCAATGGCCGCGACCTATTTTACCGCTCGCGCGTTCGAGCCGGCCTATCCCTGGCTCGCCTGGGTCAAGGCGTTCGCCGAAGCTGGGATGGTCGGCGGCCTGGCCGACTGGTTCGCCGTCACCGCGCTGTTCCGCCACCCGCTCGGCCTGCCGATCCCGCACACCGCGATCATCCCCAGGAACAAGGACCGCATCGGCGAGGCGCTAGCCAATTTCCTCAAGTCCAATTTCCTCATCGCCCCGGTCGTCGCGCGGCGCATGCGCAAGCTCGATCTCGCCGCCGCCGCCGGCCGTTTCCTGCAGGCGCCGCAGGGCGAGGAGAACCGCATCCGCCAGGGCGCCAGCCGGCTTATCGCCGACATCTTCGAAGGGCTCGACGACGAGCGATTGGGCGGCCTGGTCAAGACCTCGATCGCCACCCGCGTGCGCAAGATGGAGGTCGCGCCGGTGCTCGGCGGCGCGCTCGCCTCGGCGATCAACGAGGAGCGGCACGTGCCGATGCTCGAGGCGGCGATCCGCTGGACCGCGCGCGCGCTCGACGCCAACGAGGGCCTCATTCGCGACATGGTCAAGAAGCGCACCAATTGGGTGCTCAAGCTGGCCGGGGTCGATACGCGCATCGGCGATTCGGTGATCGAGGGGATGCGCAAGCTGACGGTCGAGATGCACACCGATCCGGCGCATCCGGTGCGGGTCAAGATCGAGCAGGCGCTGGCCGATCTCGCCAACGATCTCCAGCGCAATCCGGAGACCCAGGCGCGGGTCGAGGAGTGGAAGAACCAATTGCTCGATAACCGCTCGGTCGGGCTGTGGATGGACGCCTTGTGGGAACGCGCGCGCGAGGCGGTGATCAAGGCCGCGCGCAATCCCGACGCGGCGCTTGCCGGAAAGCTCGGCGAGGTCCTCAAGTCGATGGGCCAGAGCCTCGAGAAGGACGAGCGGATCCGCGCCGCGATCAATCAGTTCGCGCGCCGCGCCGTCGCCGGCCTCGCCGCCAGCTACGGCAGCTCGATCGTCACGCTGGTCAGCGATACCATCAGGAGCTGGGACGCGCAGACCATCACCGACCGCCTCGAAAGCGCGGTCGGCCGCGACCTCCAGTACATCCGCATCAACGGCACGCTGGTCGGCGGCAGCGTCGGCCTCCTCCTTCACGCTTTCGATACGCTCTGA